From one Cyanobacterium stanieri PCC 7202 genomic stretch:
- a CDS encoding serine/threonine protein kinase (PFAM: Protein kinase domain~COGs: COG0515 Serine/threonine protein kinase~InterProIPR020635:IPR002290:IPR000719:IPR017441:IPR 008271:IPR017442~KEGG: cyt:cce_2822 serine/threonine protein kinase~PFAM: Serine/threonine-protein kinase-like domain~SMART: serine/threonine protein kinase; Tyrosine-protein kinase, catalytic domain~SPTR: Serine/threonine protein kinase): protein MSLGKQNQRILADRYQLIELIGSGAMGQVYRGEDKLLGGVVVAVKFLSQTLLNDKMRHRFEREATISALLGEKSIHIIRVRDYGVDENEVPYYVMEFLEGESLSQVIKFQPLPLKRFLYLSRQICVGMDAAHSGIMLKGELCQVVHRDIKPSNVLVMQDPTLGELVKILDFGIAKLVQANATQTHSFMGTLAYCSPEQMEGKELDNRSDIYSLGVMMYEMLTLEMPILPESSSFGAWYRAHHDFEPRPFDAHLKIPTELKDVIMKCMEKSRNNRPQTVAEILRVIEGLEKKNQTNKVTNPMTTFSGQKTIVADTYDDADLKYKGDRTEVVAKVDGVTTISKNLTWPNNKPIQKIVFPKVVISSGQTFPSLWVMIEKDDIMSRIKDMRYNQFLFLNSPHPMILWITVIYNPHRGARWLPCYLDLKSQTSRQVTAALAQTGNYKILFFALEEPKQCQHVTGSTIATNQCKIMLNWLESSKAIPDTGGAKMSKQRLREEFNKLKPVILSKLKNSYKSSS, encoded by the coding sequence ATGAGTTTAGGGAAACAAAATCAGCGTATATTAGCAGATCGCTATCAATTAATAGAATTGATTGGTAGTGGTGCCATGGGGCAAGTATATCGAGGAGAAGATAAACTGCTCGGTGGTGTTGTGGTTGCAGTGAAGTTTTTGTCTCAAACCCTGCTCAATGATAAAATGCGCCATCGTTTTGAAAGGGAAGCCACCATTAGCGCCCTATTGGGAGAAAAAAGTATTCATATTATTCGAGTAAGGGATTATGGGGTTGATGAAAATGAAGTCCCTTACTATGTGATGGAGTTTTTGGAGGGGGAGAGTTTAAGTCAAGTTATTAAGTTTCAACCTTTACCTCTCAAGCGTTTTCTTTATCTTAGTCGTCAAATTTGTGTGGGTATGGATGCGGCACATAGTGGCATTATGCTCAAGGGGGAATTGTGTCAGGTGGTTCACCGAGACATCAAGCCCAGTAATGTTTTGGTCATGCAGGATCCCACTTTGGGGGAATTGGTAAAAATTCTGGATTTTGGTATTGCTAAGTTAGTACAGGCTAATGCGACTCAAACCCATTCTTTTATGGGTACTCTGGCGTATTGTTCCCCTGAACAAATGGAAGGTAAGGAGTTGGATAATCGCTCAGATATTTATAGTTTGGGGGTGATGATGTATGAAATGCTCACCCTCGAGATGCCTATTTTACCTGAGTCTTCTTCCTTTGGGGCATGGTATCGAGCGCACCATGATTTTGAGCCTCGTCCTTTTGATGCCCATCTCAAGATTCCTACGGAATTGAAGGATGTGATCATGAAGTGTATGGAAAAATCTCGTAATAATCGTCCTCAAACAGTGGCGGAAATTTTACGGGTAATTGAGGGTTTAGAGAAAAAGAATCAAACTAATAAAGTTACTAATCCAATGACTACTTTTAGTGGTCAAAAGACTATTGTGGCTGATACTTATGATGATGCAGATCTTAAGTATAAGGGCGATCGCACCGAAGTAGTTGCCAAAGTAGATGGTGTCACCACCATTTCCAAAAATCTCACCTGGCCTAATAATAAACCTATTCAAAAAATTGTTTTCCCCAAGGTGGTCATTAGCTCTGGACAAACCTTTCCCAGTCTTTGGGTGATGATTGAAAAGGATGATATAATGAGTCGCATTAAGGATATGAGATATAATCAGTTTCTTTTCCTTAATTCTCCCCATCCGATGATATTGTGGATTACGGTGATTTATAATCCCCATAGGGGCGCTCGATGGTTGCCCTGTTATCTGGATTTAAAATCTCAAACTTCCCGACAGGTGACGGCGGCTTTGGCACAAACGGGTAATTATAAAATTCTCTTTTTTGCCTTGGAAGAACCAAAACAATGTCAGCACGTAACGGGTTCTACCATTGCCACCAATCAATGTAAAATAATGCTCAATTGGTTAGAAAGCAGTAAGGCTATTCCTGATACGGGAGGGGCAAAAATGAGTAAACAAAGGTTGAGGGAAGAGTTTAATAAATTGAAACCTGTCATTCTTTCTAAACTCAAAAATAGTTATAAATCATCTTCTTGA
- a CDS encoding aminomethyltransferase (PFAM: Glycine cleavage T-protein C-terminal barrel domain; Aminomethyltransferase folate-binding domain~TIGRFAM: glycine cleavage system T protein~COGs: COG0404 Glycine cleavage system T protein (aminomethyltransferase)~InterPro IPR006223:IPR006222:IPR013977~KEGG: cyc:PCC7424_1647 glycine cleavage system aminomethyltransferase T~PFAM: glycine cleavage T protein (aminomethyl transferase); Glycine cleavage T-protein barrel~SPTR: Aminomethyltransferase;~TIGRFAM: glycine cleavage system T protein): MKSELLQTPLYPLSVEAKAKFTNFAGWEMAVQYEGLKKEHQAVREEAGMFDISHMGKFYLRGKNLRSSLGYLVPTDFSTMTEGKAQYSVLLNEHGGIIDDIIFYYQGCSDDGVESGVLIVNAATYEKDWNWLNTNLASKGIELLDKSQDLALVAIQGPRAEDYLQSFLGIDLSILSAFEHLTTTFEGQKVFVARTGYTGEDGFEVMTTTTVAQDMWRSHLEQGVTPCGLGARDTLRLEAGMSLYGQEIDETTTPLEAGLGWLVNLNREDDFMGREILVKQKQEGLTKKLVGLQMEGRYIARHGYLIKYNNNTVGEVTSGTLSPTLNSAIALGYLPVELSKLGQTVDIEIRGKLYRAKVVKKPFYRRK, encoded by the coding sequence ATGAAGTCTGAATTATTACAAACTCCCTTATATCCTTTATCTGTGGAAGCTAAGGCTAAGTTTACGAACTTTGCTGGTTGGGAAATGGCTGTGCAATATGAGGGATTAAAAAAAGAACATCAGGCAGTGAGGGAAGAAGCGGGAATGTTTGATATTTCCCACATGGGTAAATTTTATTTGCGAGGAAAAAATTTACGCTCGTCTTTGGGCTATCTTGTGCCGACAGATTTCTCCACCATGACGGAGGGTAAGGCTCAATATTCGGTATTGTTAAATGAGCATGGGGGGATTATTGACGATATTATTTTTTATTATCAGGGTTGCAGTGATGATGGGGTGGAGTCGGGAGTATTAATTGTTAATGCGGCTACTTATGAGAAGGATTGGAATTGGTTAAATACAAATTTGGCATCAAAGGGGATTGAGTTGTTGGATAAATCTCAAGATTTGGCTTTGGTGGCTATTCAAGGGCCAAGGGCAGAGGATTATTTACAGTCTTTTTTGGGCATTGATTTAAGTATTTTAAGCGCTTTTGAGCATTTGACTACCACTTTTGAAGGGCAAAAGGTTTTTGTGGCTCGTACAGGTTACACTGGGGAGGATGGTTTTGAGGTGATGACTACTACTACTGTAGCACAAGACATGTGGCGATCGCACTTAGAACAAGGAGTAACGCCTTGCGGTTTGGGGGCAAGGGATACCCTTCGATTAGAAGCGGGTATGAGTTTGTATGGGCAAGAAATAGACGAAACCACTACCCCCCTTGAGGCTGGATTGGGATGGTTAGTGAATCTTAACCGTGAGGATGATTTTATGGGGCGTGAAATCCTCGTCAAACAAAAACAAGAGGGCTTAACTAAAAAGTTGGTGGGTTTACAGATGGAGGGAAGATATATCGCCCGTCATGGTTATCTCATTAAATATAATAATAATACTGTGGGGGAAGTGACTAGCGGCACCCTTTCTCCTACCCTCAACAGTGCGATCGCCCTTGGTTATTTACCCGTAGAATTAAGTAAACTAGGGCAAACCGTGGACATAGAAATCAGAGGTAAACTCTACCGGGCTAAAGTCGTCAAAAAACCTTTCTATCGCCGAAAATAA
- a CDS encoding Dihydropteroate synthase (PFAM: Pterin binding enzyme~TIGRFAM: dihydropteroate synthase~COGs: COG0294 Dihydropteroate synthase~InterPro IPR006390:IPR000489~KEGG: cyc:PCC7424_4007 dihydropteroate synthase~PFAM: dihydropteroate synthase DHPS~PRIAM: Dihydropteroate synthase~SPTR: Dihydropteroate synthase;~TIGRFAM: dihydropteroate synthase~manually curated), whose product MRNQIMQIRNYNFHWNQRTYIMGILNVTPDSFSDGGEYNELERAVNQALMMVKDGADIIDIGGQSTRPGAPEVSLGEELNRVIPVIEAIREKTDIPISIDTTKAEVAKRAIASGADIINDISGATFDGQMLDTVADLQVPIILMHIRGNPQTMQTMTDYQDLMGEIRDFFLERIALCLQKGIEKSHIILDPGIGFAKNYEQNLEILNKIQDLKNLGFPILIGTSRKSFIGRILEENDPTKRVWGTAGTCYHAIAQGADILRVHDVAPMGDIAKVADALTRK is encoded by the coding sequence GTGAGGAATCAAATAATGCAGATAAGAAATTATAATTTTCACTGGAATCAGCGCACCTATATCATGGGTATTCTTAATGTTACTCCCGATAGTTTTAGCGATGGGGGGGAATATAATGAGCTAGAAAGGGCGGTAAATCAAGCTCTAATGATGGTAAAAGATGGAGCGGATATAATTGATATTGGGGGGCAGTCGACTCGCCCTGGGGCGCCTGAAGTGAGTCTGGGGGAGGAGTTAAACAGGGTTATTCCCGTGATTGAGGCTATTCGTGAAAAGACTGATATTCCTATTTCTATTGATACTACTAAGGCTGAGGTGGCAAAAAGGGCGATCGCCTCTGGGGCTGATATAATTAATGATATATCAGGGGCAACATTCGATGGTCAGATGTTGGATACGGTGGCAGATTTACAAGTGCCGATTATTTTAATGCACATTCGGGGTAATCCTCAAACCATGCAAACCATGACGGATTATCAAGATTTGATGGGAGAAATTAGAGATTTTTTCTTGGAGAGAATCGCCCTTTGCTTACAAAAAGGCATAGAAAAATCTCATATTATTTTAGATCCGGGCATTGGTTTTGCAAAAAATTATGAGCAAAATCTTGAGATATTAAATAAAATTCAAGACTTAAAAAATCTTGGTTTTCCTATCCTTATTGGTACTTCTCGAAAAAGTTTTATTGGCAGAATACTCGAGGAAAATGATCCAACAAAAAGAGTCTGGGGAACTGCTGGGACTTGTTACCATGCCATTGCTCAAGGTGCTGATATACTGAGAGTTCATGATGTCGCTCCCATGGGTGATATTGCAAAAGTCGCCGATGCTTTAACTAGAAAATAG
- a CDS encoding hypothetical protein (KEGG: cyt:cce_0296 hypothetical protein~SPTR: Putative uncharacterized protein) → MIPKIITHTILWGSLLGLGAIAPSIAPVVAQTPPAQTYQPGPWQPLARVNPQRPITINVINQTGLSVDAGFTDTRRDPITIQNGRTGTIRSLEGPLYLLVYVNESNPSFRGLDLNYQVRVQEGSNTINVTVQRTSSDRNATMTLNVDEFGGIYLY, encoded by the coding sequence ATGATACCAAAAATTATCACTCATACCATCCTATGGGGTTCTCTTTTAGGGCTAGGGGCGATCGCCCCTAGTATTGCTCCTGTGGTTGCTCAAACTCCCCCCGCGCAAACCTATCAACCTGGGCCATGGCAACCCCTCGCCAGAGTAAATCCCCAAAGACCAATTACCATCAATGTAATCAACCAAACAGGTTTGAGCGTAGATGCAGGTTTTACTGATACCAGAAGGGATCCTATCACCATTCAAAATGGACGCACAGGCACCATCAGAAGCCTAGAAGGCCCCCTTTATCTACTGGTATATGTAAATGAATCTAATCCCAGTTTTAGAGGGCTAGATCTCAATTACCAGGTAAGGGTACAAGAAGGCAGTAACACTATTAATGTGACTGTGCAAAGGACATCTTCCGATAGAAATGCCACCATGACTCTTAATGTGGATGAGTTTGGCGGTATTTATTTGTATTAA
- a CDS encoding Carotenoid oxygenase (PFAM: Retinal pigment epithelial membrane protein~COGs: COG3670 Lignostilbene-alpha beta-dioxygenase~InterPro IPR004294~KEGG: cyc:PCC7424_0449 carotenoid oxygenase~PFAM: Carotenoid oxygenase~SPTR: Beta-carotene 15,15'-monooxygenase), translated as MVQTEKKPVETKSYSLEDWRKGYESQPQEKEYWIEDIEGEIPADLRGTLYRNGPGLLEVYGTPLNHPFDGDGMICSFKFTDEGCYFRNSYVKTKEYLEEKQAQKMLYRGVFGSQKPGGILGNIFDIKVKNIANTNVIKLGKKLLALWEAALPYYLDPETLETKKIDNLDGILKDSDVFSAHPRLDPHSPFNNGKPSLINFGIKPGLSSTINIYEFDLEGNLLQQYSHITPGFCFIHDFLITPNYIIFFQNPTSYNPLPFVLGMKGAGECLDFKENEPTKIILIPRHAPHKNVITLEANAGFIFHHANAFEKDEKTLIIDSVCYAKLSQINPDKSYKEVNFDELAPGQLFRFKLDLNNQKVEKELLNQRCVEFPFINPENVGRDYRYLFIGATHNSTKNAPLQGLLKFDLHTNEEQLYSFAPKGFAGEPVFVPKSNATAEDDAWILDLIYDSENHRSDLVIFDGKDISQPVATLHLKQHIPYGLHGSWAGIMNN; from the coding sequence ATGGTACAAACAGAAAAGAAACCAGTAGAAACCAAATCCTATAGTTTAGAAGATTGGCGTAAAGGTTACGAATCTCAACCCCAAGAAAAAGAATACTGGATAGAAGATATAGAAGGAGAAATCCCTGCCGACTTGCGAGGTACACTATATCGTAATGGCCCTGGGTTATTAGAAGTATATGGCACACCCTTAAATCATCCCTTTGATGGAGATGGCATGATTTGCTCATTTAAATTTACCGATGAGGGCTGTTATTTTCGTAATAGCTATGTAAAAACTAAAGAATATTTGGAAGAAAAACAAGCTCAAAAAATGCTCTATCGAGGGGTATTTGGTAGCCAAAAGCCGGGGGGGATTTTAGGTAATATATTTGATATAAAAGTAAAAAATATTGCCAATACTAATGTTATTAAACTAGGAAAAAAATTATTAGCATTGTGGGAAGCCGCTTTACCTTATTATTTAGATCCAGAAACCTTAGAAACAAAAAAAATAGATAATTTAGATGGTATCTTAAAAGATAGTGATGTTTTTTCTGCTCATCCTAGATTAGATCCTCACTCACCATTTAATAACGGTAAACCATCCCTAATTAACTTTGGTATTAAACCGGGTTTATCTAGCACCATCAATATTTATGAGTTTGATTTAGAAGGAAATCTATTACAACAATATAGCCATATTACCCCCGGATTTTGCTTTATTCATGACTTTTTAATAACCCCTAACTATATTATTTTCTTCCAAAATCCTACCAGTTATAATCCCTTACCTTTTGTATTGGGTATGAAGGGGGCAGGAGAATGTTTAGATTTTAAAGAAAATGAACCCACCAAAATTATTTTGATTCCTCGTCATGCCCCCCATAAGAATGTGATTACCTTAGAAGCCAACGCAGGATTTATTTTTCACCATGCGAATGCTTTTGAAAAAGACGAAAAAACTTTAATTATTGATTCAGTATGTTATGCCAAACTAAGTCAAATTAACCCTGATAAAAGTTATAAAGAGGTCAACTTTGATGAACTTGCACCAGGACAATTATTTCGTTTTAAACTAGATTTAAATAATCAAAAAGTAGAAAAAGAGTTACTCAATCAACGGTGTGTTGAATTTCCTTTTATAAATCCTGAAAATGTCGGGAGAGATTATCGTTATTTGTTCATCGGTGCTACCCATAACTCCACTAAAAATGCTCCTTTACAGGGGTTATTGAAATTTGATTTACATACCAACGAAGAACAATTATACTCCTTTGCCCCTAAAGGTTTTGCTGGTGAGCCTGTTTTTGTACCCAAAAGTAATGCTACTGCAGAGGATGATGCTTGGATATTAGATTTAATTTATGACTCCGAAAATCATCGCTCGGATTTGGTGATATTTGATGGTAAAGACATTTCCCAACCTGTAGCTACTTTGCACCTTAAGCAACATATCCCCTATGGTTTGCATGGTAGTTGGGCGGGAATAATGAATAATTGA
- a CDS encoding hypothetical protein (KEGG: pfh:PFHG_03563 conserved hypothetical protein) produces MIVQLIFLSLIVNKIELNISLISRELDLNHILLPETKLYYTSLRDNF; encoded by the coding sequence ATGATTGTTCAGTTGATTTTTTTAAGTTTGATAGTTAATAAAATAGAACTAAATATATCCCTAATATCAAGAGAACTGGACTTAAATCATATTCTCTTACCCGAGACTAAACTTTATTATACATCTTTGAGGGACAATTTTTGA
- a CDS encoding hypothetical protein (KEGG: ter:Tery_1601 hypothetical protein~SPTR: Putative uncharacterized protein), translating into MDNWEQQLINWLNQAENNFYNFCEEVSQEWENTASKTEKFIDNITEEIESNIPAEINNLMVTMDDFVEELITILAQEDPFHLLEYFLDEQRLGENSQTDHNIVWFEEEKVTPNAEFHPACVGCQNYHGRKYNGNLLVCAIHPYGWTDESCPDWESLEKK; encoded by the coding sequence ATGGATAATTGGGAACAACAATTAATTAACTGGTTAAATCAAGCAGAAAATAACTTTTATAATTTTTGTGAAGAAGTTAGCCAAGAATGGGAAAATACTGCTAGTAAAACAGAAAAATTTATTGACAATATCACAGAAGAAATAGAAAGCAATATCCCCGCAGAAATCAATAATTTAATGGTGACCATGGATGATTTTGTTGAGGAATTAATCACCATTTTGGCGCAAGAGGATCCTTTTCATTTATTAGAGTATTTTTTAGACGAGCAAAGATTAGGAGAAAACTCGCAAACAGATCATAACATTGTCTGGTTTGAAGAGGAAAAAGTAACACCCAATGCAGAATTTCACCCTGCCTGTGTCGGATGTCAAAATTATCATGGACGTAAGTATAATGGTAATCTCCTAGTCTGTGCAATTCATCCCTATGGTTGGACAGACGAAAGTTGCCCTGATTGGGAAAGTCTTGAAAAAAAGTAA
- a CDS encoding L-aspartate oxidase (PFAM: domain; FAD binding domain~TIGRFAM: L-aspartate oxidase~COGs: COG0029 Aspartate oxidase~InterPro IPR005288:IPR000103:IPR003953:IPR004112~KEGG: cyh:Cyan8802_0723 L-aspartate oxidase~PFAM: fumarate reductase/succinate dehydrogenase flavoprotein domain protein~SPTR: L-aspartate oxidase;~TIGRFAM: L-aspartate oxidase), whose product MNSISPLPDHFDVIIVGSGAAGLYAALRLPDSLRIGLITKDKLKKGASDWAQGGIAAAIAPNDSPMLHLEDTLKAGAGLCDRTAVKYLVENAVTSIRSLLEMGVEFDRHNDELAMTLEAAHSFPRVLHAADTTGRAIVSILRQRVTESEHISVYEQAYALDLWIEEEKCRGLCLLHDNKITWLGAKAVILATGGGGQVFAQTTNPKVSTGDGVALAWRSGALLRDLEFVQFHPTALKKENAPRFLISEAVRGEGAHLIDGEGNRFAFEYHPKGELAPRDVVSRAIYNHLHKISPNPALDNVFLDLRPIPREHLEYRFPNIINRCQEWGIDLFSQPIPVSPAAHYWMGGIAVDLRNQTSLEGLYAIGETANTGVHGANRLASNSLLECLVFGETLKNLSFHSSDTPSFSSNMNTLGGEGWQDEMAVVEKIRTELPLLIWEAAGICRHEDMLVKAIALIHQWHNEIDALKIGQFIQQLHPRQSYQLSSPIMEQQLKLITETLNLLDVGYLILKSALFRTESRGGHYRLDYPETKDSWQCHTLVKNHNWWSEGVE is encoded by the coding sequence TTGAACTCTATTTCTCCCTTGCCTGATCATTTTGATGTGATAATTGTTGGCTCTGGTGCTGCTGGTTTATATGCGGCCTTGAGGCTTCCCGATAGTTTACGCATTGGTTTAATTACTAAGGATAAGCTAAAAAAAGGGGCTAGTGATTGGGCCCAGGGGGGTATTGCGGCGGCGATCGCCCCTAATGATTCACCCATGCTACATTTAGAAGATACCCTCAAAGCAGGGGCGGGGTTGTGCGATCGCACTGCGGTAAAATATTTAGTAGAAAATGCGGTTACTTCCATTCGCTCGTTGCTGGAAATGGGGGTAGAATTTGACCGTCATAATGATGAGTTGGCGATGACATTGGAAGCCGCCCACTCTTTTCCTCGGGTACTTCATGCGGCGGATACCACAGGAAGGGCGATCGTATCTATTTTAAGGCAAAGGGTCACTGAAAGTGAACACATTTCCGTATACGAACAAGCCTACGCCCTAGATTTATGGATAGAAGAAGAAAAATGTCGAGGGCTTTGTTTGCTCCATGATAATAAAATTACTTGGTTAGGTGCAAAGGCCGTTATCCTTGCCACAGGAGGGGGAGGGCAAGTATTCGCCCAAACCACTAACCCCAAGGTAAGTACGGGGGATGGGGTAGCCTTAGCATGGCGTAGTGGGGCATTGTTGAGGGATTTGGAATTTGTCCAATTCCATCCTACGGCACTGAAAAAGGAAAATGCTCCCCGTTTCTTGATTAGTGAGGCGGTGAGGGGTGAAGGGGCCCATCTAATTGATGGAGAGGGCAACAGATTTGCCTTTGAATATCATCCTAAAGGGGAATTAGCACCTCGAGATGTGGTCAGTCGGGCGATTTATAATCATCTTCATAAAATCAGTCCCAATCCTGCCCTTGATAATGTATTTTTGGATTTACGCCCTATTCCTCGGGAGCATTTAGAGTATCGTTTTCCTAATATCATCAACCGATGTCAGGAGTGGGGTATTGATTTATTTTCTCAGCCGATTCCCGTTTCTCCTGCCGCCCATTATTGGATGGGAGGAATTGCGGTGGATTTACGTAATCAAACTTCTCTGGAGGGGTTATATGCCATCGGTGAAACCGCCAATACAGGGGTACATGGGGCTAATCGTTTGGCTAGTAATTCTTTGTTGGAGTGTTTGGTGTTTGGGGAGACTTTGAAAAACTTAAGTTTCCATTCCTCGGATACTCCTTCTTTTTCTTCTAATATGAATACCCTAGGGGGAGAAGGTTGGCAGGATGAAATGGCGGTAGTGGAAAAAATAAGAACGGAATTACCTCTATTAATCTGGGAGGCGGCAGGAATTTGTCGTCATGAGGATATGTTAGTAAAGGCGATCGCCCTTATCCATCAATGGCACAATGAAATAGATGCCCTGAAAATAGGTCAATTTATTCAACAGCTACATCCGAGGCAATCCTATCAACTGTCATCTCCCATCATGGAACAACAGTTAAAATTGATCACCGAAACCCTCAATTTATTGGATGTGGGTTACTTGATTTTAAAATCAGCCCTATTTCGCACCGAAAGCAGGGGAGGACATTACCGTCTTGACTATCCCGAAACCAAAGATAGTTGGCAGTGCCACACCCTCGTTAAAAATCATAATTGGTGGTCGGAAGGGGTGGAATAG
- a CDS encoding hypothetical protein (KEGG: cyt:cce_2996 hypothetical protein~SPTR: Putative uncharacterized protein) produces MAESENIFQKAFYLGIGIAGYAAEKAGDTLQELKQQTDKIINNPNFPQELQQLADEMVNKGKMTTEEARKFVDDTIQQAKDKQKIDNSDTSSSSEPRTIEIITDDEEN; encoded by the coding sequence ATGGCTGAATCAGAAAATATTTTTCAAAAAGCATTTTACCTAGGAATTGGTATCGCAGGATATGCCGCCGAAAAAGCAGGGGATACCCTCCAAGAATTAAAACAGCAAACCGATAAAATTATTAATAATCCTAACTTTCCCCAAGAACTTCAGCAACTAGCTGATGAAATGGTTAATAAGGGAAAAATGACCACCGAAGAAGCCAGAAAATTTGTGGATGACACAATTCAACAAGCCAAAGACAAACAAAAAATTGATAATTCTGACACCTCATCATCATCAGAACCCCGTACCATTGAAATTATTACCGATGATGAAGAGAACTAA
- a CDS encoding hypothetical protein (KEGG: cyt:cce_1928 hypothetical protein~SPTR: Putative uncharacterized protein), whose amino-acid sequence MIDNTDKIKKIIDNALADGRLNRKESELIRNAVYNDGLITGEKAKLWRELQKKVTNGEILLEN is encoded by the coding sequence ATGATAGATAACACAGATAAGATTAAAAAAATAATTGATAATGCTTTAGCTGATGGACGACTTAATCGTAAAGAAAGTGAGTTGATTAGAAATGCTGTTTATAATGATGGCTTGATTACTGGTGAAAAAGCAAAACTTTGGCGAGAGTTACAGAAGAAAGTTACCAATGGGGAAATTCTTTTGGAAAATTGA
- a CDS encoding hypothetical protein (KEGG: cyh:Cyan8802_2290 hypothetical protein~SPTR: Putative uncharacterized protein), producing MSHTFLLQPGSWIIKGTLTEKNEHLIPFKGATIIAWDQSNWFTMKTKLVFERQKQDSSETFQNLEFEYKGFFPTNKYNYTYVLKRSDFDKIEGEGWITKDSIIQRYWILGDSRRRAVLETIFQLDDDSYHLSSTMMAGNNIIEVMEGILERHG from the coding sequence ATGAGTCATACTTTTTTACTACAACCGGGAAGCTGGATAATTAAAGGAACTTTGACAGAAAAAAATGAGCATTTAATTCCTTTTAAAGGAGCAACTATTATCGCTTGGGATCAAAGTAATTGGTTTACCATGAAAACTAAGTTAGTTTTTGAAAGGCAAAAACAAGATTCCTCAGAAACATTCCAAAATTTAGAGTTTGAATACAAGGGATTTTTTCCTACTAATAAATATAACTATACCTATGTTTTAAAAAGGAGTGATTTTGATAAGATAGAGGGAGAGGGATGGATTACCAAAGACTCTATTATTCAACGTTATTGGATCTTAGGAGATAGTCGTCGTCGGGCGGTTTTAGAAACTATTTTTCAATTGGATGATGATAGTTATCATCTTTCTAGTACCATGATGGCAGGTAATAATATTATTGAGGTCATGGAAGGAATTTTAGAGCGTCATGGATAA